One genomic region from Natrinema caseinilyticum encodes:
- a CDS encoding carbohydrate ABC transporter permease has protein sequence MANRRETTDDHTEPTDETAGALGQPSEIQSDGGAVLTNEREAELDRGPFQQWVSDSISDPGRVYRALFYVAAIFFLFTTLFPFYWLLMVALTPEGQLQDIVFTPNGFNPGAFVEVFQVIPFHIYMFNSFVIALGSTIVVLVIASLAGYAFGRLEFPGRTPLMLLVLVISFFPPAAFFIPLNDLFNTHFAILRPITGDGTLYNTPFALVTPLSAIFMPLAIFILTTFYAQIPDGLEDAARVEGTTRLGALFRVIIPLSAPGVATAGVLTFIAVYNEFFFSFLMTDGQPENWAPILDGILAYQGQYQVLYNLMAAASILGVIPVAILVVIAQEKIVSGLTAGALKE, from the coding sequence ATGGCAAACCGACGAGAGACAACCGACGACCACACCGAACCGACAGACGAAACGGCGGGCGCGCTGGGACAGCCAAGCGAAATCCAGTCCGACGGGGGTGCCGTCCTCACGAACGAACGCGAAGCCGAACTCGATCGCGGCCCGTTTCAACAGTGGGTTTCCGACTCCATCTCCGACCCCGGTCGAGTCTACCGAGCGCTGTTTTACGTCGCCGCGATCTTCTTCCTGTTTACCACGCTGTTCCCGTTTTACTGGCTTCTCATGGTCGCGCTCACGCCGGAAGGCCAGCTTCAGGACATCGTCTTCACGCCGAACGGCTTCAACCCCGGCGCGTTCGTCGAGGTGTTTCAGGTCATTCCCTTCCACATCTACATGTTCAACAGTTTCGTGATCGCGCTCGGATCGACCATCGTCGTCCTGGTCATCGCCAGCCTGGCCGGCTACGCCTTCGGCCGCCTCGAGTTCCCCGGCCGAACGCCGCTGATGCTGCTCGTGCTCGTCATCTCCTTTTTCCCGCCGGCCGCCTTTTTCATTCCCTTGAACGATCTGTTCAACACCCACTTTGCGATCCTCAGACCGATTACCGGTGACGGAACCCTCTACAACACGCCCTTCGCCCTCGTGACGCCGCTGTCGGCAATTTTCATGCCGCTCGCGATCTTCATCCTGACGACGTTCTACGCCCAGATTCCCGACGGTCTCGAGGACGCGGCTCGCGTCGAGGGAACGACTCGACTGGGCGCGCTGTTCCGAGTCATCATTCCGCTGTCGGCGCCTGGGGTCGCGACTGCGGGCGTGTTGACCTTCATCGCCGTCTACAACGAGTTCTTCTTTTCGTTCCTGATGACGGACGGTCAGCCCGAAAACTGGGCGCCGATACTCGACGGCATCCTCGCCTATCAGGGACAGTACCAGGTGTTGTACAACCTCATGGCAGCAGCGAGCATCCTCGGGGTGATCCCCGTCGCGATTCTCGTGGTCATCGCACAAGAAAAGATCGTCAGCGGGCTCACCGCGGGCGCACTCAAAGAGTAA